A stretch of the Filimonas lacunae genome encodes the following:
- a CDS encoding methylenetetrahydrofolate reductase — MKSILRSKIAEGKSGLVFYSLTPPKITTEAERIEAISGNQIQRLKNLDVDGLILYDIQDESLRTEKERTFSFIPTLAPEHYSKQYLAQLDIPKIIYKSIANQSREQFAGWLQQNQDIECAVFVGASSHQQVAATNFSLTDAYQLKKESGYPFMLGGVTIPERHSKKGDEHLRMFSKMNNGCSFFVSQCVYNLNDTKNLLSDYYYSAAEAGNSLAPIIFTLAPCGSLKTLQFMEWLGIEVPKWLYNDLKHSKDILESSISTATKIAAEILNYAQAKNIPVGFNIESISIKKEEINAAQELLNNVLSLLRPKKQPASTDAAVIAAQSPLTASFQ; from the coding sequence ATGAAAAGCATACTAAGGAGTAAAATTGCAGAAGGAAAATCCGGACTTGTGTTTTATAGTTTAACTCCGCCCAAAATTACTACTGAAGCAGAAAGAATAGAGGCCATATCAGGTAACCAGATTCAGCGACTGAAAAACCTGGATGTGGATGGTTTAATATTATACGATATACAGGACGAAAGCCTGAGAACAGAAAAGGAGCGTACCTTTTCATTTATTCCCACCCTGGCTCCGGAACATTACAGCAAACAATATCTTGCCCAACTGGATATACCCAAAATCATTTACAAAAGCATAGCCAACCAAAGCCGCGAGCAATTTGCCGGCTGGTTACAGCAAAACCAGGATATAGAATGTGCTGTTTTTGTGGGGGCATCTTCTCACCAGCAGGTAGCCGCTACCAATTTCTCTTTAACCGATGCTTACCAGCTGAAAAAAGAAAGCGGTTATCCTTTTATGCTGGGTGGCGTAACCATCCCCGAAAGACACAGTAAAAAAGGGGATGAGCACCTGAGAATGTTCAGTAAAATGAATAACGGGTGTAGCTTTTTTGTATCGCAGTGCGTCTATAATTTAAACGACACTAAAAACCTGTTATCCGACTATTATTATAGTGCAGCAGAAGCGGGTAATAGCCTGGCACCCATCATTTTTACGCTGGCTCCCTGTGGCTCGTTAAAAACATTGCAGTTTATGGAGTGGCTGGGCATTGAAGTGCCCAAATGGTTGTATAATGATTTAAAGCATTCCAAAGACATCCTGGAATCTTCTATCAGCACCGCTACTAAAATAGCTGCGGAAATTTTGAATTATGCCCAGGCTAAAAACATACCGGTAGGCTTTAACATTGAAAGCATTTCTATTAAGAAAGAAGAGATCAATGCTGCCCAGGAACTATTAAACAATGTGCTATCCTTGCTCCGTCCTAAAAAGCAACCCGCTTCAACAGATGCAGCCGTGATAGCAGCACAATCGCCGCTTACCGCTTCATTTCAATAG
- a CDS encoding VOC family protein → MSLQQVLPKIFYEEIETGLAFFVDAMGFRLSYSDDTLYIVTRDEITLLLVANAEYAQKDRPEIRIATDDIHAIYEEIKTRSPHILHPNGNTVVHKPWGLLEFAVLDPTTVCVIFQQEA, encoded by the coding sequence ATGAGTTTGCAGCAAGTATTACCCAAGATTTTTTACGAGGAAATAGAAACAGGCCTTGCTTTTTTTGTAGATGCGATGGGCTTTCGGCTGTCTTATAGCGATGATACCTTGTATATAGTAACCCGTGATGAGATTACTCTGTTATTGGTGGCGAATGCGGAATATGCACAAAAAGATCGCCCGGAAATAAGAATAGCAACCGATGATATTCATGCCATCTATGAAGAGATAAAAACACGTAGCCCACATATACTGCATCCAAACGGTAATACGGTAGTGCATAAGCCCTGGGGGTTACTGGAGTTTGCTGTGCTGGACCCTACCACGGTGTGCGTTATATTTCAGCAGGAGGCATAA
- a CDS encoding glycoside hydrolase family 28 protein, which translates to MKPAFSFLVLSLMSFHLSAQQKTYNIVTFGAKADGKTNNTAAIQQAIDKASQEGGGQVLVPAGKFVTGVIALKSGVNLHLAANAVLLGSSNRSDYGPSHKASALIVADDQQNIAITGKGTIDGQAALLLENIFTQLKKGTLQDKEWQKYNDWGQMRPEENNRPKLIGFNNCSKVTVKNITIKDGLCWIQDYRGCTDMVFDSIQVKSNAFLNNDGIDLVDCKNVKLTNSFFDVADDGICLKSHDVNSYCDNIYIAHCKVRSSASGLKLGTASFGGFKNITVRDIYVYNTFRSAIAIETVDGGVIDNINIQGVTAKNTGNAIFIRLGKRRAEREPGTLSKVYIGNVKVEVPAGKPDAGYHFEGPRELFEHNTFPSSITGIPGHAVNDITLENVEIVYSGVNRKEVATINTDSLHIVPENIAAYPEYSMFRELPAWGFYVRHANGITMKNVKLSYTGEEFRTACIFDDVNGLTLNQLKVNKAASSPVLLLNNVKAQQLQQLQLPGKEKEHIEIR; encoded by the coding sequence ATGAAGCCTGCATTTAGTTTTTTAGTCCTGTCCCTGATGTCCTTCCATCTTTCGGCCCAGCAGAAAACCTATAATATAGTTACGTTTGGCGCTAAGGCAGATGGCAAAACCAATAATACTGCTGCTATTCAGCAAGCCATAGACAAAGCTTCGCAAGAGGGTGGCGGGCAGGTGCTGGTGCCTGCCGGTAAGTTTGTTACCGGCGTTATTGCCCTAAAGTCGGGCGTAAACCTGCACCTCGCAGCCAACGCCGTGTTATTAGGCTCTTCCAACAGGTCAGACTACGGCCCTTCGCACAAAGCTTCGGCATTAATAGTAGCCGATGACCAGCAAAACATTGCCATTACCGGCAAAGGCACCATTGACGGACAAGCCGCCCTGCTACTGGAAAATATTTTTACCCAGCTGAAAAAAGGTACCCTGCAGGATAAAGAATGGCAGAAGTATAACGACTGGGGCCAGATGCGTCCGGAAGAGAACAACCGCCCCAAGCTGATTGGCTTTAACAATTGCAGTAAGGTTACCGTTAAAAACATTACCATTAAAGATGGCCTGTGCTGGATACAGGATTACCGCGGCTGTACCGATATGGTGTTCGACAGCATTCAGGTAAAAAGCAATGCCTTTTTAAACAACGACGGCATTGACCTGGTAGATTGTAAAAATGTAAAGCTCACCAATAGCTTTTTCGATGTGGCAGACGATGGCATTTGCCTGAAATCTCACGATGTAAATAGCTATTGCGACAATATATACATCGCTCATTGCAAGGTACGTTCCAGTGCCAGCGGTTTAAAATTGGGTACCGCTTCTTTCGGCGGATTTAAAAACATCACTGTAAGAGATATTTACGTGTATAATACTTTCCGCTCGGCCATTGCCATTGAAACAGTAGATGGTGGCGTAATAGACAATATCAATATACAGGGGGTAACTGCTAAAAACACCGGCAACGCCATCTTTATCCGCTTAGGCAAGCGCCGTGCAGAAAGAGAACCAGGCACTTTAAGCAAAGTGTATATAGGTAATGTGAAAGTAGAAGTACCTGCCGGCAAGCCAGATGCCGGCTACCATTTTGAAGGCCCGCGTGAGCTGTTTGAACACAACACCTTCCCGTCATCCATCACCGGCATACCTGGCCATGCAGTAAATGATATTACCCTGGAAAATGTAGAGATTGTGTACAGCGGTGTTAACCGGAAAGAAGTGGCTACCATCAACACCGATTCCCTGCATATCGTTCCCGAAAACATTGCTGCCTATCCGGAGTATTCCATGTTTAGAGAGCTGCCCGCCTGGGGCTTTTATGTACGCCATGCCAACGGCATTACCATGAAGAATGTAAAACTGAGCTATACAGGAGAGGAGTTTCGTACCGCCTGCATTTTTGATGATGTAAACGGCTTAACACTCAACCAGCTGAAAGTAAACAAAGCGGCTTCTTCACCGGTGTTGTTACTCAACAATGTAAAAGCACAGCAACTACAACAATTACAGTTGCCGGGTAAAGAAAAAGAACACATAGAAATCAGATAA
- a CDS encoding NAD(P)-dependent oxidoreductase, producing MSNQQQQLGWIGLGNMGYPMAMNLEKAGFVLSVYNRSKEKAAGFAATVAENIPALVAASDIVFTMLTNDAAVKAVYDEIATLPVKGKLFIDMSTISQSLSVAVGNTLQAAGASFIDAPVAGSTQPAKEGTLIIMAGGSADDIQRATPYLEKLGKQIVHLGRNGKGIAAKLSVNYFLSILYQGLAETVLLAEKMGVERNDLLTVINASAVGSGATKVKTPLLLADEYKPAFALDLMLKDVLLAKDEGADFPLTKAVTATYQQAANDGFGKEDVIGIINYLKKHI from the coding sequence ATGAGTAATCAACAACAGCAATTAGGATGGATTGGCCTGGGAAATATGGGCTATCCTATGGCTATGAATTTAGAGAAGGCAGGCTTTGTGTTATCAGTGTATAACCGTTCTAAAGAAAAAGCAGCTGGTTTTGCTGCCACTGTGGCCGAAAACATTCCGGCCCTGGTAGCGGCCAGCGATATTGTGTTTACTATGCTAACCAATGATGCTGCTGTAAAAGCGGTGTATGACGAAATAGCTACTCTGCCGGTAAAAGGCAAGCTATTTATTGATATGAGCACCATTTCGCAATCGTTAAGCGTGGCGGTAGGTAATACTTTACAGGCTGCAGGCGCTTCTTTTATAGATGCACCGGTAGCTGGAAGCACGCAGCCTGCCAAAGAAGGTACATTGATTATTATGGCAGGTGGCAGTGCAGATGATATTCAACGTGCAACGCCTTACCTGGAAAAACTGGGTAAGCAAATTGTACATCTGGGGCGTAATGGTAAAGGTATTGCAGCCAAACTGAGTGTCAACTACTTTTTAAGTATTCTGTACCAGGGATTGGCTGAAACCGTGCTGCTGGCAGAAAAAATGGGTGTAGAGCGCAATGATCTTTTAACGGTGATCAATGCCAGTGCGGTTGGTAGCGGTGCTACTAAAGTAAAAACCCCTTTACTACTGGCAGATGAATATAAACCAGCCTTTGCATTAGACCTGATGCTGAAAGATGTGTTACTGGCTAAAGACGAGGGGGCTGATTTTCCACTGACCAAAGCGGTGACAGCAACTTACCAGCAGGCGGCTAATGATGGCTTCGGAAAAGAAGATGTGATAGGTATTATCAACTATCTTAAAAAACATATTTAG
- a CDS encoding RHS repeat domain-containing protein: MSFPKQSEYDKIKNAKEGSGTAGEEQTLAQKADQGLQQNAVTKFAGVADTFSGVHSTLSTGQDILTNDKASTGDKVLAVVNVAGNLAMQAMAAKQFVNNLVNKITEATLMPVMQAMAGPLKGIACLPIAKQMDPVMGIDVHFVTIPPAPAPIPMPHPYIGMIFNPKDWVAMVLLSVLPVPDEAPDAEEDPHGAAVQGAKSLAFQVAKMVISKIGNSTVKIGPVIPRAVAGTITKNFPHIPMGAGFHPAFMIAQKNHGYVFLGSLFVTGDGEPLASGPFINNDCWDIGAPALFRMTDLGRLPPMYNYVPSGFIMPIPWTRPILVNPVPTPINPLTIGERLFKFGLAKLKARKGTKNGNKNKPCSRASKALHRANEKLFGKFPGIMNKIKDVIGTHVGHPIDVAGGFLFTSYKDISFPGPIPLIWERKWYSNSDYCGPLGYGWHHSYDMALVFNEEEGMAIVRLEDGRTITFDQIPLTAADKPRYHRGEKMFLGLHEDGFYYLRTAKGRLYNFSARSFETRNQSHLLTSVANADGFAVRLHYSSKGWLQSITDTAGRLFTIDNDTQGRIVAIHAPDPNDAGKTFEIARYYYDDAGDMICYSNALQEKMLYVYQHHLLVQETWRNGQQWFFRYDGTTTGARCIETWGTDDLLHYKVKYVNSNYTLATNSLGHATHYYHQNGLVHKTVDARGGEWHNRYNEFDETEWITDPLGNQTGYRHDQWGNVVSVTRPDGQFTQIEYFTPGFPHLPSEAVDARGAKWKWLYDNRGHLVKQVNPLQGTTVFTYTDGMLESVTNGNGGVTRFSYNRQLAMQSIQDANGAVIRYEYDLLARCLQVINPKGGRKVTGYDLLGRATSILEFTGNLITLQYDGSDNIVVYRDNKGEITYNYTGLGRLSSRKEAGTVVQYQYDTENQLRRVVNEHGIAYTYVWNSVGEVMEEVSFDGMRRTYDRNLAGWVTRVNRPAKRFSEYGHDSMGRITTVTFHDGTSETYEYDNGLLYKASNHQSDVIFEHDISGNVLSAVCNGVSINNVYDMEGRRTALQSSLGADMHFELDMLDNVTRMNANGWQATLAYDVFGLESEAELPGGIQSKWQRDKNGLALNHWVGVTGLNKLPQTRKNREYRWDDNEQLRSITDSLSGIAEFDYDLRGNLIKATYGNGIVQHRNPDKVGNLFETENRTDRVYGKAGQLKNAKGWEYRYDEEGYLTEKQKGLDLWKYEWHASGMLSKVVKPDGSVVTFGYDALGRRIWKKYRNTITRWIWDGANPLHEWKEHAVTGNVLSDTHVSADGVITWVFNEDSFTPIAKLKGQKKYSIIVDHLGTPFQMYNDEGVLFWEGELDSYGRIRLEKGDAGACPFRFQGQYEDKETGLYYNRFRYYASEEGMYISQDPIRLNGGMALYGYVHDTTGWLDVLGLAKKNGDSCEVYVRHLSEKEAEAIGNAKGLVPDLKGRKAKWIYAMKEKYIPSKQKTYTHKVEFEMKEGTGKWMKEKGIDWDDADYKGEAQHPDKVIFKSSNEPGAAGVGIGLLDDFNEKIVKIKISKL, encoded by the coding sequence ATGAGCTTTCCTAAACAATCGGAATACGACAAGATAAAAAATGCAAAAGAAGGATCGGGCACTGCCGGAGAGGAACAAACCCTTGCTCAAAAAGCAGATCAGGGGCTTCAGCAAAACGCTGTGACTAAGTTTGCCGGAGTGGCCGATACTTTTAGCGGTGTACATAGTACACTTTCTACCGGACAGGATATACTTACCAATGATAAGGCTTCGACAGGCGATAAAGTGCTGGCTGTGGTAAATGTAGCTGGCAACCTGGCCATGCAGGCCATGGCCGCCAAGCAGTTTGTAAACAACCTGGTAAATAAAATTACAGAAGCAACCCTGATGCCTGTGATGCAAGCGATGGCCGGCCCGTTAAAAGGTATTGCCTGCTTACCCATAGCAAAACAAATGGACCCGGTAATGGGTATTGACGTACACTTTGTAACCATTCCACCTGCTCCGGCTCCTATTCCTATGCCGCATCCTTACATAGGGATGATCTTTAATCCTAAAGATTGGGTTGCCATGGTGTTATTATCTGTGCTTCCTGTGCCAGATGAAGCGCCTGATGCGGAGGAAGATCCGCATGGGGCTGCTGTACAGGGCGCTAAATCACTGGCCTTCCAGGTGGCCAAAATGGTTATTAGTAAAATTGGTAACAGCACTGTAAAAATCGGACCTGTTATTCCCCGTGCAGTAGCAGGAACAATTACAAAAAACTTTCCGCATATTCCTATGGGTGCAGGCTTTCATCCTGCTTTTATGATAGCGCAAAAGAACCATGGTTACGTGTTCCTCGGAAGCCTTTTTGTAACAGGTGATGGCGAGCCGCTGGCTTCGGGACCTTTTATCAATAATGATTGCTGGGATATTGGAGCCCCCGCCCTTTTTCGTATGACAGATCTGGGCCGTTTGCCTCCTATGTATAACTATGTGCCCAGCGGGTTTATTATGCCCATTCCGTGGACGCGGCCCATCCTGGTAAACCCTGTACCCACTCCTATTAACCCTTTAACAATTGGCGAAAGGCTGTTTAAGTTTGGATTGGCTAAGTTAAAGGCCAGGAAGGGAACCAAAAACGGAAATAAAAACAAACCCTGTAGTCGTGCTTCCAAAGCTTTGCATCGTGCCAATGAAAAGTTGTTTGGGAAGTTTCCGGGTATTATGAACAAAATAAAAGATGTGATTGGCACACATGTGGGGCATCCGATTGATGTGGCTGGCGGCTTTTTGTTTACCAGTTATAAAGATATCAGCTTTCCAGGCCCTATACCATTGATATGGGAGCGTAAATGGTATAGTAATAGCGATTACTGCGGCCCGCTTGGATATGGCTGGCATCATAGTTACGATATGGCCCTCGTGTTTAATGAGGAAGAAGGTATGGCCATAGTGCGACTGGAAGATGGTCGTACTATTACATTTGACCAGATTCCTCTTACTGCTGCTGACAAACCCAGGTATCACCGTGGTGAAAAAATGTTCCTGGGGTTGCATGAAGATGGCTTTTATTACCTGCGTACAGCAAAGGGCAGGCTATATAATTTCAGTGCCAGGAGTTTTGAAACCAGGAATCAAAGTCATTTGCTTACTTCTGTTGCGAATGCGGATGGATTTGCTGTAAGGCTTCATTATTCTTCTAAAGGTTGGCTACAATCGATTACGGACACTGCCGGACGTTTATTTACCATAGATAACGATACACAGGGACGAATTGTTGCTATACATGCACCTGACCCCAACGATGCAGGAAAAACGTTTGAGATAGCCCGGTATTATTATGATGATGCGGGTGATATGATCTGTTATAGCAATGCTTTACAGGAAAAGATGTTATATGTATACCAGCATCATTTACTGGTACAGGAAACCTGGCGTAACGGACAACAATGGTTTTTCAGATACGATGGCACTACAACGGGTGCCCGTTGTATTGAAACCTGGGGTACCGATGATCTGCTGCATTATAAGGTAAAGTATGTGAACAGTAATTATACCCTGGCTACTAATAGCCTGGGACATGCTACTCATTACTATCATCAGAATGGTCTGGTACATAAAACCGTTGATGCGCGGGGCGGTGAATGGCATAACCGGTATAATGAATTTGATGAAACGGAATGGATAACAGATCCGCTTGGAAATCAGACTGGTTACAGGCACGACCAATGGGGGAATGTAGTTTCGGTAACACGGCCAGACGGGCAGTTTACACAGATAGAATATTTTACACCTGGTTTTCCTCATTTGCCAAGTGAAGCGGTGGATGCACGTGGTGCCAAATGGAAATGGTTATACGACAATCGGGGTCACCTGGTAAAACAGGTAAATCCTTTACAGGGAACTACTGTGTTTACCTATACGGATGGTATGCTGGAAAGTGTTACCAATGGTAATGGAGGTGTTACAAGGTTTAGCTATAACAGGCAGCTGGCAATGCAAAGTATACAAGATGCTAATGGTGCAGTTATCCGGTATGAGTATGATTTACTGGCCCGTTGCTTGCAGGTAATTAATCCTAAAGGGGGACGTAAAGTAACTGGTTATGATTTATTGGGAAGGGCCACCAGCATACTTGAATTTACAGGCAATCTCATCACATTACAGTATGATGGCTCAGATAATATAGTGGTGTATAGGGATAATAAAGGAGAGATTACATACAACTATACTGGCTTAGGCAGGTTAAGTAGCCGGAAAGAAGCAGGAACTGTGGTGCAATATCAATATGATACAGAGAACCAGCTGAGAAGAGTGGTGAATGAGCATGGTATTGCCTATACTTATGTGTGGAACAGTGTGGGTGAGGTAATGGAGGAAGTGTCTTTTGATGGCATGCGACGTACCTACGATCGCAACCTGGCAGGATGGGTTACCCGCGTAAACAGGCCTGCAAAAAGGTTTTCGGAATATGGGCATGATAGTATGGGCCGCATTACTACAGTAACTTTTCATGATGGCACATCAGAAACTTATGAGTATGACAATGGGCTTTTGTACAAAGCATCTAATCACCAGTCGGATGTAATATTTGAACATGATATATCAGGCAATGTATTGTCTGCTGTTTGTAACGGTGTTTCCATCAATAATGTCTATGATATGGAAGGCCGCAGAACTGCGCTGCAAAGCTCGTTGGGGGCAGATATGCATTTTGAGCTGGACATGCTGGATAATGTTACCCGCATGAATGCGAACGGATGGCAGGCTACTCTTGCTTATGATGTATTTGGTCTGGAAAGTGAAGCTGAGCTTCCTGGTGGTATACAAAGCAAATGGCAGCGCGATAAAAACGGGCTTGCATTAAACCATTGGGTAGGTGTAACCGGTTTGAATAAGCTGCCTCAAACCAGGAAGAACAGGGAATATCGCTGGGATGATAATGAGCAGCTAAGAAGCATTACTGATTCATTGAGTGGCATTGCTGAGTTTGATTATGATTTGCGTGGTAACCTTATCAAAGCCACTTATGGAAACGGAATAGTGCAGCATAGAAACCCCGATAAAGTGGGTAATTTATTTGAAACAGAAAACAGAACTGATCGTGTTTATGGAAAAGCGGGCCAGTTGAAAAATGCCAAAGGTTGGGAATACCGTTATGATGAGGAAGGTTATCTGACAGAAAAACAAAAGGGGCTGGATCTGTGGAAGTATGAGTGGCATGCCAGTGGTATGCTAAGTAAGGTGGTGAAGCCCGATGGCAGTGTGGTAACCTTTGGATATGATGCCTTAGGCAGGAGGATATGGAAAAAGTACAGGAATACTATTACCCGCTGGATATGGGATGGTGCTAATCCTTTACATGAGTGGAAAGAACATGCTGTAACCGGGAATGTACTCAGCGATACTCATGTAAGTGCAGATGGTGTTATCACCTGGGTATTTAATGAGGATAGCTTTACGCCTATTGCCAAATTGAAGGGGCAAAAAAAATACAGTATCATTGTTGATCATTTAGGTACTCCTTTTCAGATGTATAATGATGAAGGGGTATTGTTTTGGGAAGGTGAGCTGGATAGCTATGGAAGAATAAGATTGGAAAAAGGTGATGCAGGCGCTTGTCCGTTTAGATTTCAGGGTCAGTATGAAGACAAAGAAACCGGGCTTTATTATAATCGTTTCCGATACTATGCATCAGAAGAAGGAATGTATATTAGCCAGGACCCGATTCGTTTGAATGGTGGCATGGCTTTATATGGCTATGTGCATGATACGACTGGATGGCTGGATGTGCTTGGTCTTGCAAAAAAGAATGGGGACTCCTGCGAGGTGTATGTACGGCACCTGAGCGAAAAGGAAGCAGAAGCTATAGGTAATGCAAAAGGATTAGTGCCTGACCTGAAAGGGAGAAAGGCAAAATGGATTTATGCAATGAAAGAGAAGTATATACCTTCTAAACAGAAAACTTACACGCATAAAGTAGAATTTGAGATGAAAGAAGGTACAGGGAAGTGGATGAAAGAGAAAGGCATAGATTGGGACGATGCAGATTATAAAGGGGAAGCACAACATCCTGATAAAGTGATTTTTAAATCAAGCAATGAGCCGGGTGCTGCGGGTGTGGGAATTGGTTTACTGGATGATTTTAATGAAAAGATTGTAAAAATAAAAATATCCAAATTATAA
- a CDS encoding hydrolase, protein MKPSSSLLSPTNHALVLIDFEGQMGFATKSIALSELRTNTAIVCGASKIFNVPTVVTTVAEESFSGPVFPEVEEFYPQATSGYIDRTTMNTWEDENAYKAITGIGKKKIVLAGLWTGVCIVGPALSAIAEGYEVYVITDACGDVSVEAHERSVQRMIQAGAQPVTSIQYLLELQRDWARQETYVPVTNLMKKYGGAYGIGIHYAHNMLKH, encoded by the coding sequence ATGAAACCATCTTCCAGTTTACTATCCCCTACCAACCATGCGCTTGTGTTAATTGACTTTGAAGGCCAGATGGGCTTTGCTACCAAAAGCATTGCGTTAAGCGAACTGCGTACCAACACAGCTATTGTTTGCGGGGCTTCTAAAATCTTTAATGTACCTACTGTTGTTACCACTGTGGCAGAAGAGTCTTTTTCCGGCCCTGTGTTTCCTGAGGTGGAAGAGTTTTATCCGCAGGCTACTTCCGGTTATATCGACCGTACTACCATGAATACCTGGGAAGATGAAAATGCGTACAAGGCCATTACCGGTATTGGTAAAAAGAAAATTGTGCTGGCTGGCTTATGGACTGGCGTTTGTATTGTAGGCCCGGCTTTATCGGCTATTGCAGAAGGATATGAAGTATATGTAATTACCGATGCCTGTGGCGATGTTAGCGTAGAAGCGCATGAGCGTTCTGTACAGCGTATGATACAGGCAGGTGCACAACCGGTTACTTCTATTCAATACCTGCTGGAACTGCAAAGAGATTGGGCAAGACAGGAAACCTATGTACCGGTTACCAACCTGATGAAGAAATATGGTGGTGCTTATGGTATAGGTATTCACTACGCACATAACATGCTGAAGCATTAA
- a CDS encoding alginate export family protein: MQNTSLNSIGVRRWMLLLCCLGGLVTTQAQGFKLMRFEENYYGLKDSSRNFYNRFKYTPLSKDGRVYLSAGGSARVEYVDFNNEDWGASGIGHNGFLLQRYDVHADVHVGQRLRLFAQLRSAWEGGRKNGPRPIDEDHGNVQNLFVDVVAVQHKKQTLTARIGRQELDYGSGRLISVREGPNLRLYFTGAKVMYASERFFADAFVMAADTVNTGAFDNKQSKQANLWGVYSKLILPHAGNVDLYYLGIRRDAAVFEEGAGKEVRHTIGGRLWKYGGGFIYNFEGAYQFGKFGAGNISAWTASADIGYMFEDVKGKPTINLRHDYISGDSKQGDGKLQTFNPLYPKGGYFGFSPQIGPVNLIDIHPYATIAIGAKAMLQADAVFNWRYSLQDGVYRPSGGFNKAGAGAPHRYIGTAWLGSVVYTFNRFVSWNTGMQYFRAGSFIQDLVATPKSGVFINSRLSFKF, encoded by the coding sequence TTGCAAAATACCTCCCTTAACAGCATTGGGGTCAGGCGCTGGATGTTATTGCTATGTTGCTTAGGTGGCTTAGTAACAACGCAGGCGCAGGGCTTTAAACTGATGCGGTTTGAAGAAAACTATTACGGGCTGAAAGACTCGTCGCGCAATTTTTATAACAGGTTTAAATACACGCCGCTGAGTAAAGATGGCCGTGTGTACCTGAGTGCCGGAGGTTCGGCCCGGGTAGAATATGTGGATTTTAATAACGAAGATTGGGGAGCAAGTGGTATAGGGCACAACGGCTTTTTGCTGCAGCGGTACGATGTACATGCTGATGTGCATGTTGGGCAACGGCTAAGGCTGTTTGCCCAGCTGCGCAGTGCCTGGGAGGGTGGCCGTAAAAACGGCCCCCGCCCTATTGATGAAGATCACGGGAATGTTCAGAACCTGTTTGTGGATGTGGTAGCGGTGCAGCATAAGAAACAGACACTTACCGCACGCATTGGCAGGCAAGAGCTGGACTATGGCAGTGGCCGGTTGATTTCGGTGCGCGAAGGGCCTAATTTACGTTTATACTTTACGGGCGCTAAAGTGATGTATGCTTCGGAACGCTTTTTTGCAGATGCCTTTGTAATGGCAGCTGATACGGTGAATACAGGTGCATTTGACAACAAACAATCGAAGCAGGCTAACTTGTGGGGTGTTTATTCTAAATTAATCCTACCTCATGCCGGTAATGTAGACTTGTATTACCTGGGCATTCGCCGCGATGCAGCTGTGTTTGAAGAAGGTGCTGGCAAAGAAGTACGGCATACCATAGGTGGCCGGCTTTGGAAATATGGCGGTGGCTTTATCTACAATTTCGAAGGGGCTTACCAGTTTGGTAAGTTTGGTGCGGGTAACATCAGCGCCTGGACTGCTTCGGCAGATATCGGGTATATGTTTGAAGATGTAAAAGGCAAGCCTACCATTAACCTGCGCCACGATTACATTTCGGGCGACAGCAAACAAGGCGATGGCAAGCTGCAAACCTTTAACCCCCTTTATCCCAAGGGCGGTTATTTTGGATTTAGTCCGCAAATAGGCCCGGTAAACCTGATAGATATTCACCCATATGCTACCATTGCCATTGGCGCTAAAGCGATGTTGCAGGCAGATGCTGTATTTAACTGGCGTTACAGCTTACAGGATGGCGTGTACAGGCCCAGTGGCGGCTTTAACAAAGCCGGCGCAGGTGCGCCACACCGGTATATAGGCACAGCCTGGCTGGGTAGTGTGGTGTATACGTTTAACAGGTTTGTATCGTGGAACACGGGTATGCAATATTTCCGTGCCGGCAGCTTTATACAAGACCTGGTGGCTACGCCTAAAAGCGGGGTATTCATCAACTCCCGCTTATCTTTTAAATTTTAA